Proteins encoded in a region of the Anaerolineales bacterium genome:
- a CDS encoding sugar phosphorylase, whose protein sequence is PGVTPLACLGEFLDAHVGQVVNGIHVLPFFPSSSDDGFSVVDYLRVDPALGSWDDIHRLAERRRLMIDAVLNHASSQSEWFQAYLRGEPGHRDFFIEIAGEADLSHVVRPRTTPLGTVFAASGGDKQVWTTFSADQVDLNFGNPQVLLRAVGVVLEYVAHRASMIRLDAIAYLWKELGTACIHLAQTHRIVQLLRVVLDEVAPHVKLVTETNVPHAENVSYFGDGQNEAQWVYNFVLPPLVLHALWRGSSAALADWVSGLTLPSPRVTFFNFLACHDGIGLNPALGILPASEIEALVERVLHRGGEVSAKRNPDGSESPYELNVNYFDALSDSPSEALQTQVDRFMVAQSIMLALRGVPGIYFHSLFGSRGWPEGFRGSGMKRTINRQKLRRADLEAELAQDGTLRRQVLDRFLRLLRVRAACKGFHPHGSQEVAPAGEAVLALWRASPLGEEPVLCLHNLRSQAQTVVGVARGRAMHDLLSGEHMEDPRRIPLAPYQVRWLRTDEASHG, encoded by the coding sequence CGCCGGGCGTAACGCCGCTGGCTTGCCTGGGTGAATTCCTCGATGCCCACGTCGGGCAGGTCGTCAACGGAATCCACGTCCTGCCTTTCTTCCCGTCCTCGTCCGACGATGGGTTCTCGGTCGTCGACTACCTGCGGGTGGATCCGGCGCTGGGAAGCTGGGACGATATCCACCGCCTGGCTGAGCGCCGGCGCCTGATGATCGATGCCGTCCTGAACCACGCCTCTTCGCAGAGCGAGTGGTTTCAGGCTTACCTGCGAGGCGAGCCCGGGCACCGTGATTTCTTCATCGAGATCGCGGGCGAGGCCGACCTGAGCCACGTGGTGCGCCCGCGCACAACGCCGCTGGGCACGGTCTTCGCCGCCTCCGGCGGAGACAAGCAAGTGTGGACCACGTTCAGTGCCGACCAGGTCGACCTGAACTTCGGCAACCCGCAGGTGCTGTTGAGGGCTGTCGGGGTCGTGCTGGAGTACGTCGCCCACAGGGCGAGCATGATCCGCCTGGATGCCATCGCCTACCTGTGGAAGGAACTTGGCACCGCGTGCATCCACCTTGCCCAGACGCACCGGATCGTGCAGCTGCTGCGGGTGGTCCTGGATGAAGTTGCGCCGCACGTCAAGCTGGTGACCGAGACGAACGTCCCGCACGCAGAGAACGTCTCATATTTCGGCGACGGACAGAATGAAGCTCAGTGGGTGTACAACTTTGTTCTGCCGCCGCTGGTGCTGCATGCTCTGTGGCGAGGCAGCAGCGCGGCGTTGGCGGACTGGGTCTCCGGCCTGACTCTGCCGTCGCCCAGAGTGACGTTCTTCAACTTCCTTGCCTGCCACGATGGCATTGGGCTCAACCCCGCCCTCGGGATCCTGCCGGCGAGCGAGATCGAGGCGTTGGTGGAGAGGGTGCTGCACCGAGGCGGGGAAGTATCGGCCAAGCGGAATCCGGATGGGTCCGAGAGCCCGTACGAGCTGAATGTCAACTACTTCGACGCCCTGTCGGATTCTCCCTCAGAGGCGCTGCAAACTCAGGTGGATCGGTTCATGGTGGCGCAGAGTATCATGCTCGCATTGCGCGGGGTGCCCGGCATCTACTTCCACAGCCTGTTCGGATCCCGCGGCTGGCCGGAGGGCTTCCGGGGCTCCGGCATGAAACGCACCATCAACCGCCAGAAGCTGAGGCGCGCCGACCTCGAGGCCGAGCTTGCCCAGGACGGTACGCTGCGGCGGCAGGTCCTCGACCGCTTTCTGCGCCTGCTGAGGGTGCGTGCAGCCTGCAAGGGCTTTCATCCCCATGGAAGCCAGGAGGTGGCGCCGGCGGGAGAGGCGGTGCTGGCGCTGTGGCGGGCTTCGCCGCTCGGGGAAGAGCCGGTGTTGTGCCTGCATAATCTGCGATCGCAGGCACAGACCGTCGTCGGCGTGGCTCGCGGAAGGGCGATGCACGATCTGCTGAGCGGGGAGCACATGGAGGACCCTCGTAGGATTCCCCTGGCGCCGTATCAGGTGAGATGGCTGCGGACGGATGAAGCGTCCCATGGATGA